Part of the bacterium genome, GCCGTCAAGCGAAACCTTCGTCTTTTCCACCACGAGGGAGCGATTTGCCACCACGCGGGGGGATACGCCAAAACCGCCTGGTCCGTCGCGCGGGAGATGGCGAAATCGCGCCTGGGCGATGGCCCGGCGCTTTTTCTCGTTCCGCCCGGCGGATCGAGCGCGCTTGGCGCATTGGGGTTTGTCAACGCGGCGCTCGAACTGGAAGACCAGGTCGCGCGCGGCGAATGCCCGGAGCCGCGGTACGTCTTCTGCGCGCTTGGCTCCACGGGGACATACGCGGGCCTTGTCGCGGGCATGAAGCTGACGCGACTTGCCACGCGCGTTGTCGGCGTGCGCGTCGTCGATCGCGTCGTCGCCAACGGCGCGATCGCGCGCAAGTTCGGAAACGGCGCGTTCGCTCTCATGCGCGAGGCCGGCGCGGACATCCGTGACGCGCGCGTGACGGACGAGGACATCACGATCCTCCACGATTTCTTCGGCGGCGAATACGGCCGCCCGACGGCGGCGGCGCGCGACGCGGTGGAGCTTGCCGCGGCGCACGGCCTGACGCTCGAAACGACGTATACGGGCAAGGCGTTCGCCGGCATGGCCGCCTATCTTGGCGATCGCAGTTCGCGCCTTGGCCCCGTTCTCTTTTGGCACACCTACAACACGCAGCCCCTGCCCGATCCGCCCGCCTCGATCGACGAGTCGATTCCGCCCTCGCTGCGGCGTTTTCTGGATGCCCCGGAGGTCACGGCGCCTTTGACGGGCGGCGCGTTGCGCGTAGACTCCGGCGCGTCATGACCTACGAAAAAGCGAAATACGATTTTGATGCGTGCGTTGCGATCATCCGCCGCCTGCGCGGGCCGGGCGGATGCCCGTGGGACAACGAGCAGACCTACGAGAGCCTGCGCAAATATTTCCTCGAGGAGGTCTACGAGGCGCTCGACGCGATCGACCGCCGCGACTTTCCGCACCTGAAGGAAGAGCTTGGCGACGTGCTGTGGGAAATCCTGTTCCTCGCGCGGATCGCGGAACAGGACGGGCATTTCGACACGAGCGACGTCTGCCAGGTTCTCGGCGAAAAGATGGTGCGCCGCCACCCGCACATATTCGGCGACACGGTGGCGCGCGACGCCGATCATGTGATCGAGATGTGGTCGGAGATCAAGAAGTCCGAAAAGCGCGATGCGCCCGGCACGGGCGGCGTGACGCACGTGCTCGACAAGGTGCCGCAAGCCCTGCCGGCCCTTTTGCGCGCATTTCGCGTCGGCGAGCGCGCCGCCAAGGAGGGATTCGACTGGGCGCGCCCGTCGGAGGTGCTCGACAAGGTGCGCGAGGAGCTTGCCGAGCTCGAAGAGGCGATCGAAACGGGCGACGCGGACCGCGTGGAGGACGAGTTGGGGGACATCATCTTCGCGCTCGTCAATCTCGGACGGCACACCAACGTCAGCGCGGAGGACGGCTTGCGCCGCACGATGGCCAAGTTCGCCGACCGCTTTTCGCAAATGGAAGATCGCCTGGCCGCGCAGGGACGGCGTATGCGCGATTGTTCGATCGACGAGTTGGAGGCGTTTTGGCAGGCGATCAAGGCCGAGCGCCGCTAGGTGCTCCGGGTCGCTTAACGCAAGACGAGGCGCAGGCGCGCGCGCGCCGGGCGCTGATGCTGTCGGGGCTTGTCTTGCCGGGGGCGGGGCAGATCTATCTCGGGCATCGCGCGCGCGGGGCGATCATCGCGGCGCTCACGCTGGCGTTCGTCGGATTTTTCGTGGTTCAGCTCGCGCGGGGATTCGGCGCATACTTCGAGTTGTTGACGGCGCTTGCGGACCCGGGCGCCGATCCGGCGTCGGTGCAATCGGCGGCGGGCAAGCGGATGCTCACCGGGGTCGTTTTCGGAGGCGTCCCGGCGACGGCGCTATGGGTGTATGCGTCGATCGACGCGTGGCGCCTCGGAAAAGGCGCCGGGCGTCGGGCCTAGTCTTCTTCTTCTTCGTATTCGATGTCGTCGTCGTCGGTCGCCGCCACGATGTCGCCGAATTCGTCGAACTCCGCCGTTTCCTCCTCCGCGTCCGCCTCGGGAACGGCGTAGATGACGCGGTCCCGAACGCGAGAGGACTTGATTTCCGCCGGGACCTCGAATTTGGGCGCGGACGACTGATCGGCTCCGCACTTGGGGCAGATCGGTTTGGGGCGATTCAGATCATAAAACGCCGTACCGCATTCGTAGCAGCGAAAGCGTTTGCCGAGATCCTTCTGAGCCTTGGGCGCCATGGGCAACTCCGTCGAAGATCGGATGCCCCTATAGCAAAGGAATTCACGGCAATCAAGAAGAAACGCAACGCGCGAACGCGGAAACTTCGCGCCGCGTTCGATCCGTCGTAGACTGGGACCGAAACTTATGACCGCCGAACCGATCATGGAACGCGACGAGCCGCGGGTGACGAACCCGGCGGTCACCTTCGACCCGGGCCCGAACGAGGCGCGTGACGCGGGGATCGGCGCCCCGATCGGCGCGGGCGAGGCCGGGGACCAGCCGGCGAACCCGTTTGTCGCGAGGCACCCGTTTCTGGTCGGCTACGGTTTTCTCGCGCTCCTTGCCGGGACCATGCTCGCCTCGCACCTGACGACGTTCGTCCTGGCCTTTGTATTTTTGTATCTGATCTCCGATGTGATGACCAACGACGTGCGCCGGCTCATGCCGATCCTTCCCAAGGCGCTGCTGTTTTCCGTGCTGTACGTCGCCGTGATCGCGCTGCTGACCGTGTTTTTCCTGAACACGCTGCCGAATGTCCTGCGCCAGGTGCCGCAGTTCGCCGTGGACATCCAGACGGAGGCGATCAACCAGTTCGAAGCGGCGAACGTGCGCTGGAACCTGACGCAATACGTCGATCCGATGGAGGTTCGTTCGCGGATCTTCGAAGCCACAGGCACCGCCATCAAGGCGATCGCGCTCGAGATGACGAGCGTTTACAAGGTCGCCATCTATTTCATCTTCGCCCTGGTCATCAACCTGTTGCTCTACCACGACACGAGCAAGGTGGACGCCGTTTTCGCGCGCCGGCCCGGCAGCCTGATGAGCTTCCTTTACCGTTTCCTGATGACGCGCGCGCGCACCTTTTATTTTTTCCTCAAGCGCGTCATGGGCGGGCAGATCATCATCTCGGCGATCAACACCGTCATCTCCGCGGCGGTGATCTTCGCGCTCGGATTGCCCAAGCCCGTGCTGTTGATCGCGATCGTGTTCACCTGCGGCCTGTTCCCGGTCGTCGGCAATCTCGTGTCGAATTCGATTCTCACGGCGATCGCGCTCATTTCCTACGGCCCGCTTGGCGCGGTGATCTGCCTTGGGCTTCTTATCGTCATCCACAAACTCGAGTACTTCCTGAATTCGAAGATCATCGGCGACATCGTCAAGCTGCCGATGTCCGTCACGCTCGCGTCGCTTGTCATCTGCGAGGTGCTGCTTGGCGTGGTGGGCTTGATGCTCGCCATTCCGCTCGTGCTTTTCCTTCGCCACGAACTCGAGCGCGTGCCGGGTCTCGGCCCGCTCGAGACCTCAGCCGCCCTCGCCGGGTCCGCCGTCATCGACTAAGGCCGGCCTATCCGACGCCCGCAGAATCGCAAGGCGCGGTCGCTCGCCGTACGGCACATCGGCCCATTCGCGAATCTCGAACGACGTGCCCTCGAGCGTCTCGCGCAGCACCGCATTGTCGATCAAGCCTTCTCCGGCGACCTCGACGGGAGAGCGAAGGACGCGCCAGCTACCGCGCGCGCGAAAGTGCCTCGACAGGCGCGTCCCCTGCGGCGCGATCGCGACCCAAAAATCGCCCGGCGGCACGCCGGCGGCATCCGGCAAAACATTTTCCAGGACGACCAGATGACGTGCGCCCGGATGCGCGAATCCCACGCGGATCATCATCTTGTTCATGAGGACGTGCATCGTGACGTTCAACTCGCCCGGGCGTTGATAGCCATAGATAAAAAGCGGCTGCAGAAGGTCTTTCGCGTTTCGGGCGATCGCCGCCGACGCCGCGCGAAGGTCCGGTTGGGCCCGGTGGTAAAAAAGTCCCGGCTTCCCGGTCGTCGTCCATCGCCGCTGCAACGCGCCGAGGGACGATTCGGGATCGGGAATCGAAATCACCGACAGGTGCGCGTTCGCGGCGGCGGCAATTGCGACCAGCGCGCCAAGACCCCAGCGTAGCGCGCGCCACGGGATGAGCGCATAGCCGCCGCCGATCGCAAGCGCCACCCCGACGACGCCGGCGACGATGTATTCGAGATCCCTGGTCGCGATGCGGTCGAAAAATAAAATCGGCGCCACGACGATCGCGGCGGCCATGAACCGATGGCGTTGCCGCGAGAGCAAATACAGCGCGGCGAAAGGATAGCCGGCGTAAACAAACAGCGCGCCCGTGACGTGCCGATGCAGCACGCGCTCGTAGTAATTTCCCTCGCGGCTTGGATAGACGGCCGTGGCCGACAAATCCGCCACGTGCTCCATGCCCTGCCGGAGATACTGGTAGACGTACGGGCCGGCGATCGCAAGCGCGATCGCGCCGGCGAGCGCCACAGGGATCCACGGCGATCCATTCCGACTGGCCGCGGCGCGCGATTCGTCGCGCCGCCCGAGGACCCGATGCGCAAGCCCGTATCCCACCACCGTCGCGGCGAAGATCGCGCCCGTGCCGCGCTCGGTCATCGCCGCGAATCCCGCGGCGGCGCCGAACGCAAGCGAAGGACCGAGTCGCCGGAAGGCATCCGACGCGACGCACGCGTACGCGCACGCGGCGGCGCTCGCCGCGACGAGCACGAAGGGATTGAATTGCAACGAAAGGACGTTGATGACCGGCGAAAATCCGACCACGGCCGCCGCGACAAGCGCCCCGTCGCGGCCAAACATGCGCCGCCCCGCACCGTAAGTGAAAAGCACGAGCGCGATTTTCGCGAAGAATACCGTAAAACGCGCGGCATCGGGCGTGTGAACAAATCGTGTCACGACCCAGGTCAGGAGAAACATCAGCGGCGGCGCGGTGGTGCGTTCCTGCCATCCCCAGGTTTCGAGAAGACCCGCGATCGACGAGCCCGCCTCGGCGATGCGCGCCTCGTAAACGAGAAAATGCTGGAAGTAATCCGCGGCATCGTTGCCCATCAACGTGCGGTCGCGTTCAAACCAGACGACCGCGATGGCAAGGTGCACCGCCAACATCGCCGTCAGCACAAGCGCGGCGGCAAGCGGGGGCACGGACTCGTGCGCCGTCAGCCGGCCGCGCAGCGGCGAGACGATCCGGCGCACGCGTTCAAACTCCTCGCGCGTCCGCGAAAGCATCGAAGGATCGCCGGACATCGGGCTCACGCGTGGGCCCCGTTTTTGTTGACAGCGCGCATGACCCACTCCTATCATCCGCGCGCAACTTCCGACAACTTTCCACGGCGGGAGCCTTTCGTGCCGCCCACCCTCTCCGGACAAACCGTCGTCGTTCTTGGCGGATTCGGCCTTGTCGGCCGCGCGGTCTGCTACGAACTGCTGAAAGAAAACCCGAAGCGCATCGTCGTCTGCTCCTTGCGCGAAAGCGAGAGTGCCGAGGCCGTCGCGGACCTCGCCGGCGAGGTCGCGCGCTTGAATGAGACCGGACGGCGCAAGATCCGGACGAAGATCATCGGCGAGCACGGCGACATCTTCCTTCGCGAATCGCTGAAGGACCGCGACATGCGCGCGATCACTGACCCGGCCGACCTGGATCGCATCATCGCCGACACCTTCGATGATCCGGGAATCGCCCGGCTCGACGAAAATTTCCTCTATCGCATCGTCGCACGATACAAGCCGCAGATCGTCATCGACGCGGTCAACACCGCGACGGGCGTCGCCTATCGCGACGTCTACGCCACGGTGCTCGACCTGCGCCTGCGCATGCGCCGCGTCGAAACGATGTCGCCCGTCGATCCCGCGTACGGCGACGAGGTCCGCGGGCTTGTCGATTCGTTGCGCCTGCATTTGACGTCGATTTACCTGCCGCGCCTCGTGCGTCATGTGCAGGTGCTTTATACGGCGATGAAGGCCGCCGGCACGCGCGCGTACTGCAAGATCGGAACGACGGGCACCGGCGGCATGGGCCTCAACATCCCCTACACGCACAGCGAGGAGCGCCCGAGCCAGAAACTGCTTTCGAAATCGGCCGTCGCTGGCGCGCATTCGCTGCTACTTTTTCTGATGAACAGCACGCCGGGATTCGCGTTCACGATGGAGGTCAAGCCCGCGGCCGCGATCGCGTGGAAGGCGATCGATCACGGCCCCGTCGCGCGCGGCGGCGAGCCGATCGCGCTTTTCGACGCCGACCCGGCGCGCCCGTTTGACGTTTCGAAGTCGATCGACATCCGTGTCGCGAACGACGAAAGAATCTCGTCGCTGGGCCGGCCCCTTCGCGCGGTCTTCATCAATACCGGCGAAAACGGCCTGTTTTCCTCGAGCGAATTTGAGGCGATCACCACGACGGGGCAGATGGAATACGTGACGCCGGAGGAGATCGCGCAGGCGGTCAAGGAAGAGCTGACCGGCGCGAACACCGGATACGACATCATCGGCATGCTCTCGAACACGGTCATGAAATCGACCTACCGCGCGGGCGTGATGCGCGAGCACGCGCTCGAGGAGCTTCGCGAGCTGGAGTTGAAGCACGGCGCCGGAATCGCGTTCGAGATTCTCGGTCCGCCGCGCCTTTCCAAGCTGCTGTTCGAGGCGGAGACGTTGCGGCGCACGTTCGGCACCTTATCCGCGATCGCCAAGGCCGATCCGGCCCGCATGAGCGCGCGCCTTGCCGATCTCGTAAAAAAGGACGCCGAGCTTCGCTCGCGCGTCGTGTCGATCGGCATTCCGATCCTGCTGCCGGACGGCGTTTCGCTTCTGCGCGGGCCGCGCGTGGCCATCCCCGCCTGGCGCGGAGCGGACCGCGTGCGCCTGACGGCGGCGACGCGCGACCGCTGCGCGCACGACGGCTGGGTCGATCTGCGCGAGACGAACATGCGCCTTTGGATCGCGCGGGCAAAAGGGCTCACCGCGGAAATTGCCACCGGCAAGGAATCGCGGCGCGGCTCGGACATCGCGACAAGCAGCCGAACGCACCGCAAGCGCTACGAAGTCACCCGCGACGGCAAGCGGGAGATGAACATCGGGGAGATCGTGGGTTGGATTTTCAACGAAGAGGAAGAAGGCAGCCGCAAGACCTACGCGCATCCCCGTGCTAATATTTCGAGGCCATGATGCAACCGCGAATCCTGATTTTGGCGCTGATCCTTTTCGCCGCGGCTTTGGTCGCGCCCGCGTGCACGTGCGACGGCATGGACCGCGACCGCGTGAACGTCGAATGCAGTTGCAGCGGCCTGGCCGCGCTGGTGTACGGCGAGTGCAACGGCGAGATTCTCGGCGACCCGGACATCACCGACGCGGCGACGCTGGCCGGCGCGTGCCTCGACGCCTTCGACGAGGGCGGCGAAGCCGAGGACGCTTACAAGTGCCTTGTCGCCGCAGCCTGCGACGCCGACGACTGCGAAGAGGCCGCCAAGCGCTTCGAACTCTGCGCGCTATAGCGGCCGTCCCTCGCCGACATACCCTCCGCCGCCGCGTTTTCCCGCGCCTGTCCCCGTCGCGCGAGTTTGTCGTTCTGAGCGAAGAGAAGGCAAACCACAGAGACCCTTTGCTCCGCTCGGTAACGACCGCCGCTACGCGACCATCGGGAAGACAAGTCGACGAGAGCACATTGAAAAATGGCTCCGGCTGTTGCGATTCCACTCTTTCCTATTTCCTCTTTCCTATTTCCTACGTCCTCCTCCTTCCTTTACACCCCCGCGGCGCCTGCCTAAAATCGCGCCTCCTGTTCCGAATCCGATCCCCACGAGGTCATTTATGTCGATCGAGGACGCCCGCGAAATCGAACGCATCGTCGCGGAAAACGAGGTCTGGCGAGCCGCCTGCATCAACCTGATCGCGAGCGAAAACGTGCTCTCGCGGCGCGCGCGCGCGATGCTGTCGTCCGATTTCGGGCACCGATACGCCGAAGGCCATCCCGGCAAGCGTTACTACGAAGGCACGGCGTTCATCGACGAGCTCGAGTCGCGCGCCGCGGCCGGCGTCAGAGAGATTTTCGGCGCCGCGAACGCGGACGTGCGGCCGTATTCCGGTAATGTCGCCAACGAGGCGCTCTTCTCGCGCTTCATCCGCGACGAGCGGCCGGTGATGGTGAACTCGACACCCGGCGGCGGGCACATCAGCCACCACAAGGCCGGCTCGGTCGGCAAGTTCGCCAAAAAGATCGTCGATTTTCCGCGAAGCCCGGACGGCTACACGATCGACGTCGCCGCCGCGCGCGATCTCATCGACGCGGAAAAACCGGGACTGTTGATTCTCGGCAAGAGCCTCATCCTGCGCCGCGAGCCGGTTGCCGATCTCGCCCAAATCTGCAAGGCGCGCGGCATCCGCCTTTTCTACGACGGCGCGCACGTGCTGGGACTCATCGCGGGCGGCGCGTTTCAGGATCCGCTTGCCGAGGGCGCGGATTTCCTCACCGGCAGCACGCATAAGACCTTCTTCGGCCCGCAGCGCGGCGTGATCCTGTCGAATCACGAGGACGAGATGTGGAAGCTTGCCGATCGGGGCGTTTTCCCCGGTTCGACGAGCAACCACCACCTCAACACGCTCGCGGCGTTCAGCCTCGTCGTCGAGGAATGGAAATCGTTCGGCAAGGATTACGCGAGGCAGGTCGTCTCAAACGCGAAGTCGTTCGCCGAAGCGCTCGCGTCCGAGGGCCTTGACGTGCAGGGCAAGGAATTCGGCTACACCGAGACGCACCAGGTCGCCGTGTCGGTCAGGGACTTCGGCGGCGGCAAGGATGTCAGCCGGCGACTCGCCGAAAACAACATCATCACCAATATGAACATGCTGCCGTACGAGCCGCTGAAAAACGCCATGAACCCGGACGGTATCCGCACGGGCGTCCAGGAAATGACGCGATTCGGCATGAAGGGCGCGGAGATGAAGACGATCGCCGGCCTGTTCGCGCGGTGCGTCAAGGGTGAAATGGTCCGCAACGAGGTCGCCGAATTCCGCACCCAATTTCAGGCCGTGCGCTTCAGTTTCGACGAACCGAAGTAAGTTCGCCCTCCCGCGTGACAGGTCGCGAAAATCTTGCATTCAAAACGCGCGTGGCTAATATGTGCGCGCCTTTGCCGCCGTAGCTCAGGGGTAGAGCACCTCCTTGGTAAGGAGGTGGTCGGTGGTTCGATTCCACTCGGCGGCTAATGAGAAAACCCTCGAAAAACCGCGAATTATCGCGGAGTTCGGGGGTTTTTCTTTGCGGATGGGGAGGCGGGCGCGGTGCGTTTTATGCGGCGATTTGTTGCAAATTACTGCAAATTCGCGGCGTCGTTGCAAACCTATTGCAAATCGGAATGGCGTTCGGCGGTCAGGATTCGGGCGGCGCGGGCGGCGCGGCGGCGGCTTTTTTCTCGTCGATCCGGCCCTGGCGGATGTTGTGCGTCACGGCCACAGCGGCGATGAGGCCGGCAAAGCCCAGGGCCACCGGCGCGGCGAGTGTGCCTGCGGCGACAAGAGAGACGAGCCAGGCGATGGTGCCGATGGCGCCGCCGGTCGAGACGAGCTTTTTCGAGACGAGATTCGCGAACGCGGCCGAGAGATTTTTCATCCCCGCCCCTCCGGTTTGCCGTTCGGCCAGACGGCCGTTCCCGGCGGCACGTCCGAGACCTGGACAAGGTGAAGGCCGCTGCGCCTGGCCTCGGCGCATGCCCGCGCAAGGCGCGCGGCGTAGTCATCGACATTGCTGCCGTTGTAGATCCTAGCGAACGTCCTCCAGTCGGCCTCGCGCAGCGCGTCAAGCGCGTTTTTTTTCACGATGAACTCGAAGACCGCGGCGATCGCCGTCGGAAGGTCGTGGAAAGCCTCGACCATCGCGCGCGCGCTGACGTAACCGAGCATCGAAAAGTGAAAACCCATGATCTGGCCCGGGCCGACGCTGATCGAAAGGTACGGCCCGTCGCCGGGGAAAAGCGCGCGCGCGAGCGCGAACGCCTCGTGCTCGCGGTCCTGACGGTCGACGTGAATCGCGCGCCACGTTTCGCAGGCGTTCTGGCGAAACTGCTGTCCGCGCCAGCCGGTGCGCGGGCGGAAGTGCGTATCGAAGATGGACGGCGCATCCTTCCCCGCGTAGGTGAAAAGTTTGTGCGCCTCCAGGCGAATCGTCGGAGTCCCGTCCGGATTCGCGATCGTTCCGCCGCTTTCCACCTCGAAGACCGCGATCGCGTGCGCGACCGGCACGCGATGCGCATGCGCGTATTTCGCGATGAGCCGGAGCTGCTCGTCGGTCATCGGCGCGCCCCTTCCTGCACGTACAGCGCGCACCATTCCGAGGCGTCGGAGAATTTGCGGAGATCCGCCTCGGAGCGCTCGGCGCAATCCGCGGGGCCGTGGCGACGCGCGCAGTCGGCGCAGAGCTCGCCCTGCCCCGGCGCCGGTTGAAGCATCCCGTCCGGATCGCCCCCCGTGGCGGGGATATCCTTGCGTTGGTCACACGGCAGCCGCATGCGTTTGGCCTTTCTTGTTCGCGAGGATGTCCCGGACGGCGGCAACGACCGCGCGCGGCGGGAGCGTTTCAAAACACGGGGAGTCGCGCCGGCCCCGCTCGACCGCCTTCGGACAGGGCGCGTGCCCGTGAAGCAGGCAAGGCGCGCACGGCCACGCGGCGCGGTCGACCTCGAGCGTCGTGCAGAGGGGATAGTCCTTCGTCCGGATCGCGCCCGGGAACGGGCCGTAGAGCGCGATCGTGGGCACGCCAAGGGCCGCGGCGTAGTGGACAAGGGATGAGTCCGGCGCGACCAGGGCGTCGCAGCCGGCGAGCGCGGCGGCGACGTCGGCCATGTCGGGCAGGACGCCGCAGAGATTCACGATACCGGCGCGGCGAAGATCCTGCGTAAAGTCTTTCGGCCGATCCGAGAACAAAAAGACGTAGGACGACTGGGCGAGCTTCCAGGCGACGCGTTTGAGCGCATCCAGGGGATATGTGCGCACCGGGGAGCTTGCCCGCATCTGGATCGCGACCCAGGGCAGACCCTCCACGGGGGCGAAGGCGGCAAGCGTCTTCGCGATCGCATCGGCGCGCGCCGGCGAGACGTTGTAAACCGGGACGCGGTTATCGGCCGCGAGCGTCACGCACGCGCGCGCCGCGAAGATGTCCACGCCGGGAAGCGCGGCGTCGGTCGAGGACTCGATGGTGTTGTTGAACGTGAGGAGAAAGTCGACGGACGAAAGCGCCGCCGCGGGAAACGGGACGCTCACGATCTCGTCGATGTCGGGGTTGCCCGCAAGGACGGAGCGGTAGCGATCGACCGTCGCGAACTTGATGCGGGCCAAGGGATAGCGCCGCTTCAATTCGCGGATCGCCGGGGTGATCATGAGCAGGTCGCCGTATCCGCCGTTTCGCCAGAGCAGAACGGTGCGCCCGTTCAGATCTTCGCCCGCGTATTGGCGTACCTCGATGTCGTTGATCTCGCGGATGTAGGGCGCCCACGCGCTCGTCTGGAATTTTTCGGCCATGGTGTCGGTGAAGACGTGCGCCTCGTTCCCGACGACCACGTCGTCGATCTTCAGGCTGACGACGGCGCCGCCGGGCTTTCGGATCTTGTAGAAGGCGATCGTTTTCACGGCGCGCTCCAATGCACGTGCGGGCAGGAGCGCGCGTTTTTGTGGATCACGGCCGGACGTTTCCCCGCCGCGTCCAGGACGACGCCCTTTTCGAGGTTCGGGGCGAGCGTGCAGAGGGTGTAGTTCCAGGTCTCGTTTTGATGCGCGTCAAACGGCCAGATCCGGCCGTGCACCGCCCACGTGAGCGCCCACTGGTCCGCGCCGCCGATCGTCGCAAGCGCGCCCGTGGTGCATTGGCGAAACGCCCACCGGCAGTACTCCCGGACGATCTCGACGGCGCCGTAAAAAAAGCCGCCGTTGATGACCGGAAGCGCCGCGAAGCTCGTGAGGAGCCAGCGGCCGAAGGGATCGGCGCCGACCCAGCGCTTCATCGTCGCGTTGTCGCGAAGGAGCCGGGGGTTGATCTCCGCGGCCGCGGCCGGGGTGTCGGAAGCGAAAAGCGGCGCGACCGACCCCTGAAAGAAAACGTCCCCGCCGTCCCAGCAGGCGACGCGCTCGATGGGGGCAAAGCGCCCCAGCACCATCGCGAAATCGCGCAGGCGAAGGACGGGGATGATGACGTGCGCGGGATGGCGGCGCACCGTCACGATCTCGACGTCGCCCTGGCGTTTGAGCTGCGCCTTCTGCCCCTCGGCGAATCCGTAATCGACGATGACGACCAGGCCGTCGAATTTGCCGGACGCGCGCAGGGAGGGGAGAAACTGCGCGTCAAGGTGCGCGAACGCGCCGGCGTCGCCGCAGGTGAGGACAAGGCTCATGAACGCACCCCGCTTTCCGCGGGCGCGGCGGCGATCGCGTCGGCCAGCGCGCGGTGCGCAAGGAATTCCAGGCCGTGAAAGGCGCCCGCGCTTTCGATCTCGATGAAGGCTTGCTTGCGGCGGATCGCTTCGTCGGCCCAGCGGTAGGAGGTCGGATTGCTCGCGAGGTGCCGGTGAAAGACGTGGCCGCTCTTTCCGTCAAACCCGTTCCCGCCGTCAAAACCCACGAGAAACGCGCGGGCAAAGCCGAGGTGGACCGTAAGGCCGAGCGCCGCATCCGTCG contains:
- a CDS encoding glycosyltransferase family 9 protein, with translation MKTIAFYKIRKPGGAVVSLKIDDVVVGNEAHVFTDTMAEKFQTSAWAPYIREINDIEVRQYAGEDLNGRTVLLWRNGGYGDLLMITPAIRELKRRYPLARIKFATVDRYRSVLAGNPDIDEIVSVPFPAAALSSVDFLLTFNNTIESSTDAALPGVDIFAARACVTLAADNRVPVYNVSPARADAIAKTLAAFAPVEGLPWVAIQMRASSPVRTYPLDALKRVAWKLAQSSYVFLFSDRPKDFTQDLRRAGIVNLCGVLPDMADVAAALAGCDALVAPDSSLVHYAAALGVPTIALYGPFPGAIRTKDYPLCTTLEVDRAAWPCAPCLLHGHAPCPKAVERGRRDSPCFETLPPRAVVAAVRDILANKKGQTHAAAV
- a CDS encoding N-acetylmuramidase family protein; translated protein: MTDEQLRLIAKYAHAHRVPVAHAIAVFEVESGGTIANPDGTPTIRLEAHKLFTYAGKDAPSIFDTHFRPRTGWRGQQFRQNACETWRAIHVDRQDREHEAFALARALFPGDGPYLSISVGPGQIMGFHFSMLGYVSARAMVEAFHDLPTAIAAVFEFIVKKNALDALREADWRTFARIYNGSNVDDYAARLARACAEARRSGLHLVQVSDVPPGTAVWPNGKPEGRG